The Sorangiineae bacterium MSr11367 genome window below encodes:
- a CDS encoding HEAT repeat domain-containing protein translates to MKPDSEFKEKLDALVLSIAAEGRAQVQKTITTVVNAGGVSESALRGIVCDRNRGTSLRLDACWLLARLGIESADDELEALMSDPSEQLREEAAVGLGLVSQGKAVDVLLKALEQDSSKPVRLAALHALGILSSPRPESAAAVMRVLQDSTEDDDTRADAAEALAHVKGEHIVDALIAALHDRSPLVRYSAAYALGEQGDRRALPALNEIASRDHTATPWGTVASRALDSIEGITNPNRCD, encoded by the coding sequence ATGAAACCCGATAGCGAGTTCAAAGAAAAATTGGACGCCTTGGTACTCAGCATCGCCGCGGAAGGTCGGGCGCAAGTGCAGAAGACGATCACGACCGTCGTCAACGCCGGCGGCGTCTCCGAGAGTGCCCTTCGGGGTATCGTGTGCGACCGCAACCGCGGCACGTCGTTGCGATTGGACGCGTGTTGGCTGCTTGCGCGATTGGGCATCGAGTCCGCGGACGATGAGCTCGAAGCGTTGATGTCCGACCCTTCCGAGCAACTACGCGAGGAGGCTGCCGTGGGACTCGGTCTCGTATCGCAAGGCAAGGCCGTCGATGTGCTCTTGAAAGCGCTCGAGCAAGATAGCTCCAAGCCAGTTCGATTGGCGGCCCTCCATGCCTTGGGCATTCTGAGCTCGCCCCGGCCCGAGTCCGCGGCCGCCGTGATGAGGGTGCTTCAAGACTCGACGGAAGACGATGATACGAGAGCCGATGCGGCCGAAGCCCTGGCGCACGTCAAGGGCGAGCACATCGTCGATGCCCTGATAGCTGCCCTTCACGACCGTTCTCCGTTGGTGCGATATTCGGCTGCCTATGCGCTCGGAGAGCAGGGCGACAGGAGAGCTCTTCCCGCGTTGAACGAAATCGCGTCGCGCGATCACACGGCGACGCCGTGGGGGACGGTTGCGTCCCGCGCGCTCGATTCGATTGAAGGCATCACGAACCCGAATCGATGCGACTGA
- a CDS encoding sigma-70 family RNA polymerase sigma factor: MQTTTNAEGPKATFTRVQHHLDVAGVSWPNFSVAAADYERYLVEREVFAKDEHAADLYLACACLRGLTAAVAAFDALLRSVARPVIARVGRDPDFVDEVIQVLREKLLIGVERRAPKLAQYQGRSSLATWIRTAAARVALNCRRAAKAPHEALDASQHGPSSPEQPDCEYAKAQCKRELGVALQIALDGLTERDRALLSLHLVDGVSLERLANLYEVGRATIARWLAEARKTLTADVRKELCRRLALSPSEYDSVAAFVRSRMGASVVELLRAR; the protein is encoded by the coding sequence ATGCAAACCACGACGAACGCGGAGGGGCCCAAGGCGACGTTTACGCGCGTGCAACATCACCTGGACGTGGCAGGGGTGTCTTGGCCAAACTTTTCCGTCGCCGCTGCCGACTACGAAAGATACCTCGTCGAGCGCGAGGTATTCGCGAAAGACGAGCACGCCGCCGATTTGTACCTTGCGTGCGCCTGCCTGCGAGGGCTCACAGCTGCCGTGGCAGCATTCGACGCGCTTTTACGAAGTGTCGCGCGTCCGGTGATCGCCCGCGTTGGCCGCGACCCGGACTTCGTGGACGAGGTCATCCAGGTCCTGCGTGAAAAGCTTTTGATCGGCGTAGAAAGGCGCGCGCCGAAGCTCGCTCAATACCAAGGGCGCTCCTCGCTCGCCACGTGGATCCGTACCGCGGCGGCCCGCGTTGCCCTCAATTGCCGCCGCGCAGCCAAGGCACCCCACGAGGCGCTCGATGCAAGCCAACACGGGCCATCGTCCCCCGAGCAGCCGGACTGCGAATACGCCAAAGCGCAGTGCAAACGAGAATTGGGGGTCGCACTGCAGATCGCACTCGATGGCCTCACCGAGCGCGATCGCGCGCTGCTGTCGCTGCATCTGGTCGACGGAGTTTCTCTGGAGCGGCTCGCGAATCTTTACGAGGTCGGCCGGGCCACGATTGCGCGCTGGCTTGCCGAAGCGCGAAAGACGCTCACGGCCGACGTGCGCAAGGAACTGTGCCGCCGGCTGGCATTGTCCCCATCGGAATACGATAGCGTCGCCGCCTTCGTGAGAAGCCGCATGGGGGCGAGCGTCGTGGAGTTGTTGCGCGCACGATGA
- a CDS encoding fumarylacetoacetate hydrolase family protein — protein sequence MRLARFKDERGEGLVILSQDGRARGLRVHDGGFPGDLATILARGDGALKTAAERLRSSPEIDLARCDYLPPIANPGKIICIGLNYADHSAESGYAVPDYPTFFGRFTSSLIGHGAPIVRPVVSEQLDFEGELAAIIGRGGRNISREDALSHVAGYSPFNDGSIRDYQHRTPQWTAGKNFDETGAFGPLFVSADELPPGCRGLRLTTRLNGNVVQQASIDDLIFDVATLVSLLSEVCTLQPGDVIVTGTPAGIGAARKPPLWMKPGDVCEVDIEGVGLLVNPIADQRALGGQPGTRS from the coding sequence ATGCGACTAGCTCGATTCAAAGACGAACGTGGTGAGGGACTCGTTATTTTGAGCCAGGACGGCCGTGCCCGCGGATTGCGCGTGCACGACGGGGGCTTTCCCGGTGACCTTGCAACGATTCTGGCCCGCGGAGACGGCGCGCTAAAGACGGCTGCCGAACGGTTGCGCAGTAGCCCCGAAATCGACCTGGCACGCTGCGACTACCTTCCGCCCATTGCCAATCCCGGAAAGATTATCTGCATCGGGCTCAATTATGCCGATCACAGTGCGGAAAGCGGATATGCCGTTCCGGATTATCCCACGTTCTTCGGGCGATTCACCTCGAGCTTGATCGGTCATGGCGCGCCGATCGTTCGGCCCGTGGTATCGGAACAGCTCGACTTCGAAGGGGAGCTCGCGGCGATCATCGGGCGCGGCGGGCGGAACATTTCCCGCGAGGATGCGCTGTCTCACGTGGCTGGGTATTCGCCATTCAACGATGGGAGCATCCGAGACTACCAGCATCGAACCCCGCAGTGGACAGCCGGAAAGAATTTCGACGAAACCGGTGCATTCGGCCCTCTGTTCGTTTCGGCCGATGAATTGCCCCCGGGGTGCCGCGGTTTGCGTTTGACCACCCGGCTCAATGGAAACGTGGTGCAGCAAGCTTCGATCGATGATCTGATCTTCGACGTTGCGACCTTGGTGTCGCTGCTCAGTGAGGTATGCACACTCCAGCCGGGCGACGTCATCGTCACCGGAACACCGGCCGGAATCGGAGCGGCTCGTAAACCGCCACTCTGGATGAAACCGGGAGACGTCTGCGAAGTGGATATCGAAGGCGTTGGGCTACTTGTCAATCCGATTGCCGATCAGCGCGCCCTCGGTGGCCAACCAGGAACGCGGTCGTGA
- a CDS encoding class I SAM-dependent methyltransferase — protein sequence MRLNEAVKRGVYAQKLLLTNLGVLRFSHSSRFELAKKLAATLGGKRLLDYGCGDGTFLGSNVGSFERGVGVEIDHLLVNENAQRFSAEPTIGFQHTSDIVKEPNESFDTIFCMEVLEHIAPENLDGILSLLHRLLAKDGTLVVSVPIEVGPSILAKQAYRAYAGRNIVDYQHRERYTVREMVKSVLARATTTLDRPVYRVEFSDGSPNVHCGHKGFNWRALRERLAQRLEVRETQFSPLPYVGSLINSQAWFLCSRRPGDEAQVQPRRTGSDTPSYEERQKTSLQ from the coding sequence ATGCGTCTCAATGAGGCCGTGAAGCGGGGCGTGTATGCGCAGAAGCTTCTCCTTACGAACCTCGGCGTCCTGCGATTTAGCCATTCGAGCCGGTTCGAGCTGGCCAAGAAGCTGGCAGCGACCCTCGGTGGTAAGCGCTTGCTTGACTATGGCTGCGGGGACGGCACCTTCCTCGGCAGCAACGTGGGGTCGTTCGAGCGCGGCGTGGGCGTGGAAATCGACCACCTCCTCGTGAACGAAAACGCTCAGCGCTTCTCCGCCGAGCCGACGATCGGATTCCAACATACCAGCGACATCGTCAAGGAGCCCAACGAGAGCTTCGATACGATCTTCTGCATGGAGGTGCTGGAGCACATTGCGCCGGAGAATCTCGACGGCATCCTCTCACTGTTGCATCGTCTGCTTGCCAAAGATGGAACCCTGGTGGTGAGTGTGCCCATCGAAGTAGGCCCCAGCATCTTGGCCAAGCAGGCGTACCGCGCGTATGCGGGACGCAACATCGTCGACTACCAGCATCGCGAACGGTACACCGTGCGAGAAATGGTGAAGTCGGTACTCGCGCGTGCCACGACGACGCTCGATCGGCCCGTTTATCGCGTGGAGTTCTCCGACGGCTCGCCCAATGTCCATTGCGGTCACAAGGGATTCAACTGGCGCGCATTGCGTGAGCGACTCGCTCAGCGTCTCGAGGTGCGCGAAACGCAATTTAGCCCTCTGCCGTACGTTGGTTCACTGATCAACAGCCAGGCGTGGTTCCTGTGTTCCCGCCGGCCGGGTGACGAAGCCCAGGTGCAACCGCGCCGCACGGGCTCGGACACTCCGTCGTACGAAGAGCGTCAAAAGACCTCGCTGCAATAG
- a CDS encoding SMP-30/gluconolactonase/LRE family protein: MGETSLGRSLLSGLSYPESPRWRDGLLWISDVHNFRLKAFDSAGALRFDLPVPERPAGLGFLPDGQLLIATALGRRVYLVTGIGGEGPTGALQLVEDLSAHTRGLLNDMVVDRAGRAYVGDTGFNLGAGEAHRPGQIFLVEQGRTARCVVDDIDFPNGMALTPDGGTLYVAETFAHQISAFTVRADGSLSQRKMHARVVGTPDGICLDAEGALWVATLKRGEFQRIAANGRLLEHIDVTPAHSVACALGGPDRTALYLCFATVEDDGQGGFRRQGFVRCLPASVAGAGLP, translated from the coding sequence GTGGGTGAAACATCCTTGGGGCGGAGCCTTCTGTCGGGTCTTTCGTATCCCGAATCTCCCCGCTGGCGCGACGGGCTCCTTTGGATATCCGATGTTCACAACTTCAGGCTAAAAGCCTTCGATTCCGCTGGCGCTCTGCGCTTCGACCTTCCCGTTCCCGAGCGGCCCGCGGGGCTCGGGTTCCTGCCGGATGGCCAATTGCTCATCGCCACGGCGCTCGGCCGCCGCGTGTATCTGGTGACTGGCATCGGCGGCGAAGGCCCTACGGGAGCACTGCAATTGGTGGAGGATCTGTCGGCTCATACGCGCGGCCTGCTCAACGACATGGTCGTCGATCGGGCGGGGCGCGCGTATGTCGGCGATACGGGGTTCAACCTCGGTGCGGGGGAGGCCCATCGTCCGGGGCAAATCTTCTTGGTCGAGCAAGGGCGCACCGCGCGCTGCGTCGTGGACGACATCGACTTTCCCAATGGTATGGCGCTCACCCCCGACGGGGGCACGCTTTACGTGGCCGAAACGTTCGCCCACCAGATCTCTGCGTTCACCGTGCGCGCCGACGGCAGCCTCTCTCAGCGAAAGATGCATGCGCGGGTCGTGGGAACGCCCGACGGTATTTGCCTCGACGCCGAAGGTGCCCTCTGGGTTGCCACCCTCAAGAGAGGCGAATTTCAGCGGATCGCCGCGAACGGCCGCCTGCTCGAGCACATCGACGTAACGCCGGCACACAGCGTGGCGTGTGCCCTCGGCGGCCCCGATCGCACCGCGCTGTATCTATGTTTCGCCACGGTCGAGGACGACGGCCAAGGCGGCTTCCGGCGCCAAGGCTTCGTCCGTTGCTTGCCCGCATCCGTCGCGGGGGCCGGGCTCCCATGA
- a CDS encoding bifunctional 3-(3-hydroxy-phenyl)propionate/3-hydroxycinnamic acid hydroxylase, with protein sequence MSAVVLDCDVVVVGLGPSGLMVAAHLARRGVRVIAIERHEALYGLPRAGHVDHEIVRFLQEVGVEDKFLADAYPIQSYHWYNGQGQRLLEMNWGGVSDSGCNTDYMMYQPVLEDALVTALDRAKLPPRQLRGHQVNEVTQDADGVTVKAQRTRPDGKGGFTLGDEIVTVRGKWLLAADGARSSIRERLGIERHDLGFNEPALVVDARVKRPLPLNDPFHVCDPKRPAFIGPLGKRHHRFELHILPGEDPAEFSRPEKAWELLAKQNIGPDDVEIVRQLVYVFEARVAKQWRDNRILLLGDAAHTMPPFMGQGACSGMRDSVNVAWKLEMVLRGIAPDTLLDSYQTEREPHTRTWIDISIQTGEVLCTRDLEQAAKRDALLLSGQAPPVPEFPGLTSGILDFGPKGERVAPVGSLFPQRAIVRDGQSGFFDDIAGRGFLVVTVDPEVAAKVGQPAREFLQRIDRGVVTISRTPAPGALVDLDGFYADWFAKHGVVAVIVRPDYYVYGVARNADAVDALVARLQAALTGVAPEASRG encoded by the coding sequence ATGTCAGCTGTCGTCTTGGATTGTGATGTGGTCGTCGTCGGGCTTGGACCTTCTGGTCTGATGGTCGCTGCGCATTTGGCGAGGCGAGGTGTTCGCGTCATCGCCATCGAGAGACACGAGGCGCTCTACGGACTGCCGCGCGCGGGGCACGTCGATCACGAGATTGTGCGCTTCTTACAGGAAGTGGGAGTCGAAGATAAGTTTCTAGCCGACGCGTATCCGATACAGAGTTACCACTGGTACAATGGACAAGGGCAGCGGCTGCTCGAAATGAATTGGGGCGGCGTATCCGACTCGGGCTGCAATACGGATTACATGATGTATCAACCCGTGCTCGAGGATGCGCTGGTTACGGCGCTCGATCGCGCGAAGCTCCCGCCGCGTCAACTTCGCGGCCACCAAGTGAACGAGGTCACCCAAGACGCGGACGGCGTGACGGTGAAGGCGCAGCGCACTCGACCCGACGGCAAGGGAGGTTTCACTCTCGGAGACGAGATCGTGACGGTGCGCGGTAAGTGGCTGCTCGCCGCCGATGGCGCTCGGAGCAGCATCCGCGAGCGGCTCGGAATCGAGCGTCACGATCTCGGATTCAACGAGCCGGCTCTCGTCGTGGACGCGCGCGTCAAGCGCCCGCTCCCGCTGAACGACCCTTTCCACGTGTGCGATCCAAAGCGGCCCGCGTTCATCGGCCCGCTCGGAAAGCGGCACCATCGCTTCGAATTGCACATTCTTCCCGGTGAAGATCCGGCGGAATTCAGCCGGCCTGAAAAGGCATGGGAGCTTCTCGCCAAGCAGAACATCGGGCCGGACGATGTGGAGATCGTTCGTCAGCTCGTTTATGTCTTCGAGGCACGGGTCGCCAAGCAATGGCGGGATAATCGGATATTGCTCCTTGGCGATGCAGCCCACACCATGCCGCCCTTCATGGGGCAAGGTGCGTGCTCTGGAATGCGCGATAGCGTGAACGTCGCGTGGAAGCTCGAGATGGTGCTTCGGGGGATCGCACCCGACACGCTTCTCGACAGCTACCAAACGGAGCGCGAGCCGCACACCCGGACATGGATCGATATTTCGATACAGACGGGCGAAGTCTTGTGCACGCGCGATTTGGAGCAGGCTGCAAAGCGTGACGCTTTGCTCTTGAGCGGGCAGGCTCCGCCGGTACCGGAGTTCCCTGGTCTGACGTCGGGAATTCTCGATTTCGGCCCCAAGGGCGAGCGCGTCGCGCCCGTCGGTTCATTGTTTCCGCAGCGCGCGATCGTGCGCGATGGGCAAAGTGGCTTCTTCGACGACATCGCGGGCCGAGGCTTCCTCGTGGTCACCGTCGACCCCGAAGTTGCCGCGAAGGTCGGCCAGCCGGCGCGAGAATTTCTCCAGCGCATCGACCGAGGTGTCGTGACCATTTCGCGCACGCCTGCCCCGGGCGCGCTCGTCGATCTCGACGGCTTCTACGCGGATTGGTTCGCCAAGCACGGTGTGGTGGCGGTCATCGTCAGGCCCGACTATTACGTTTACGGTGTCGCGCGAAACGCTGACGCGGTCGATGCGCTGGTCGCACGATTGCAAGCGGCGTTGACCGGCGTCGCGCCGGAGGCTTCCCGTGGGTGA
- the hisD gene encoding histidinol dehydrogenase, whose amino-acid sequence MAKYLKRGRDAALRAEDATKVRNTVEGILSDIEARGDEAVRELSVKFDHWDRDDYRLTAAEIRECMSQLSARDLDDIGYAQEQVRNFAQHQRAAMRDLEVETQPGVVLGHKNIPVSSVGCYVPGGKYPLLASAHMSVITAKVAGVPRVVTCAPPYHGKPAPAIVAAQHLAGADEIYCFGGVQAIGAMAIGTKSIAPVDMLVGPGNAFVAEAKRQLFGRVGIDLFAGPTETLVIADDSVDGEICATDLLGQAEHGPNSPAILLTTSEKLARSTMAEIERLLTVLPTADIAAKSWADYGEVIVCDTLEEMVREADRIASEHVQVMTRDPDYFLQHMTNYGALFLGPRTNVAYGDKVIGTNHTLPTMKSARYTGGLWVGKFLKTCTYQRVLTDEASARVGEYCSRLCMLEGFVGHAEQANIRVRRYGKKPIPYGTAAE is encoded by the coding sequence ATGGCCAAGTATTTGAAACGAGGCCGCGACGCCGCATTGCGCGCGGAAGATGCCACCAAAGTCCGCAACACCGTCGAAGGGATCCTCTCGGACATCGAAGCGCGCGGAGACGAAGCGGTGCGCGAATTATCCGTAAAATTCGACCATTGGGACCGTGACGACTACCGATTGACGGCGGCCGAAATCCGCGAATGCATGTCGCAATTGTCGGCGCGCGATCTCGACGATATCGGTTATGCCCAAGAGCAAGTGCGCAATTTCGCGCAGCACCAGCGTGCAGCCATGCGCGATCTCGAGGTGGAGACGCAACCCGGCGTCGTGCTCGGGCACAAGAACATTCCCGTGAGTTCTGTCGGCTGCTACGTCCCCGGCGGCAAGTATCCCCTTCTTGCGTCCGCGCATATGTCGGTGATCACGGCCAAGGTGGCCGGTGTGCCGCGGGTCGTTACCTGCGCGCCGCCCTATCACGGCAAACCTGCGCCGGCGATCGTCGCGGCGCAACACCTCGCGGGCGCCGATGAGATTTACTGCTTTGGCGGCGTGCAGGCGATTGGCGCGATGGCCATCGGCACGAAGAGCATCGCGCCGGTCGATATGCTCGTCGGGCCGGGTAATGCTTTCGTCGCCGAAGCCAAGCGGCAGCTTTTCGGGCGAGTCGGCATCGATCTCTTCGCGGGGCCAACGGAGACGCTCGTCATCGCCGACGATAGCGTCGACGGGGAAATCTGTGCGACCGACCTGCTCGGCCAAGCCGAACACGGGCCGAACAGCCCCGCGATTCTCTTGACGACGTCGGAGAAGCTCGCGCGCTCCACGATGGCGGAGATCGAACGGTTGCTCACCGTTCTTCCGACGGCCGATATCGCGGCCAAATCCTGGGCCGACTACGGCGAGGTCATCGTCTGCGACACCCTGGAAGAGATGGTTCGAGAGGCTGACCGCATCGCCTCCGAGCACGTGCAAGTCATGACGCGCGACCCGGACTACTTCCTTCAGCACATGACCAATTACGGTGCGCTCTTTCTGGGCCCGCGCACCAATGTTGCTTACGGCGACAAAGTCATTGGCACCAACCACACGCTGCCCACGATGAAATCGGCCCGCTACACCGGCGGCTTGTGGGTCGGCAAATTCCTCAAGACGTGCACCTATCAGCGCGTGCTCACCGACGAAGCGTCCGCGCGCGTCGGGGAATATTGCTCGCGACTGTGCATGCTCGAGGGCTTCGTCGGCCACGCCGAGCAGGCCAATATCCGGGTGCGGCGTTACGGAAAAAAGCCCATTCCCTACGGCACTGCGGCCGAGTGA
- a CDS encoding FCD domain-containing protein translates to MQRATNRTDHEHRRATQADHAFTLIRNDILSCRVKPGAKLKIAELCERYDFSLGSVREALSRLTGDGLVVAEPQKGYSVAPVSRDELVDLTRARVELEALCMADSIRNGDLRWESALLATLHRLRHLPERDPEDTSRLDDQWSTAHQEFHAALVSGCTNRWLLRMRAILYAQSERYRRLSVPLRTEPRDVNAEHHEMVKAALARDVAQARRLIEIHFETTTRLILQGLDLTDDNATRHEIE, encoded by the coding sequence ATGCAGCGTGCGACGAACAGGACGGATCATGAGCACCGGCGAGCGACCCAGGCGGATCACGCTTTCACCCTGATTCGAAACGATATTCTGAGTTGCCGTGTCAAGCCGGGAGCCAAGCTCAAGATCGCCGAGTTGTGCGAGCGCTACGATTTCAGCCTCGGCTCCGTGCGCGAAGCCTTGTCTCGGCTCACGGGCGACGGCCTGGTCGTTGCAGAACCCCAGAAGGGCTACTCCGTTGCGCCGGTATCCCGTGACGAGCTGGTCGATCTGACTCGGGCCCGCGTGGAGCTCGAGGCCCTGTGCATGGCCGATTCCATCCGGAATGGAGATCTGCGCTGGGAAAGCGCCTTGCTCGCGACGTTGCACCGCCTGCGGCATCTGCCGGAACGCGATCCGGAGGACACGTCACGACTCGACGACCAATGGTCAACTGCCCACCAGGAATTTCATGCGGCGTTGGTATCCGGGTGCACCAATCGCTGGCTATTGCGTATGCGCGCCATACTTTACGCACAATCGGAGCGGTACCGCCGGTTGTCGGTACCTCTGCGCACGGAACCTCGCGACGTGAATGCCGAGCACCATGAAATGGTGAAGGCTGCCCTCGCCCGCGACGTCGCGCAGGCGCGCCGCCTCATCGAGATTCATTTCGAGACCACGACGCGGCTCATTCTCCAAGGGCTCGATCTCACTGACGACAACGCGACTCGACACGAAATCGAATAA
- a CDS encoding VOC family protein, with the protein MSQKPVASRSVLGVHSLDHFGMVVPDIGEARRFFEAFGFDVRSNGGGIDLRTFGRDHTWVTVRPAPTKSLQFVAFGAYREDMEGLYDRVAALAVPDLARDQNAIRFKDPDGLQLEVIVADKSSPDAKSAPAASHTPTPPGTAAAPLRSKAPLVQPRRLAHILLFVNDIAHTIDFYCKTLGLRLSDKSGDVAFLHGPHGSDHHMIAFVQRKGPGLHHSSWDVGSVQEVGLGAMQMADAGYGNDGWGLGRHVLGSNYFHYVRDPWNSYAEYSFDIDYVPAGVDWPAGDHHPDDGFYLWGPKPPKDFDVNYELR; encoded by the coding sequence GTGAGCCAAAAGCCTGTGGCGAGCCGCTCCGTGCTGGGCGTCCACTCGCTGGATCACTTCGGTATGGTCGTTCCGGACATCGGAGAGGCGCGCCGCTTTTTCGAAGCCTTCGGGTTCGACGTTCGGTCGAACGGCGGCGGCATCGATCTACGGACCTTCGGCCGCGATCATACGTGGGTCACCGTGCGCCCTGCGCCGACGAAATCTCTCCAATTCGTAGCCTTCGGCGCCTACCGCGAGGATATGGAAGGGCTCTACGATCGAGTGGCAGCACTTGCCGTTCCCGACCTTGCACGGGACCAAAATGCCATTCGATTCAAAGATCCCGATGGGTTGCAACTTGAAGTGATCGTGGCGGACAAGTCATCGCCCGACGCGAAGTCGGCCCCCGCCGCAAGCCACACGCCGACACCGCCAGGAACGGCCGCCGCTCCGCTGCGCAGCAAAGCCCCGCTCGTGCAGCCGAGGCGGCTCGCGCATATTCTGCTTTTCGTCAACGACATCGCGCACACCATCGACTTCTATTGCAAGACGCTCGGCTTGCGTCTTTCCGATAAATCAGGCGACGTTGCGTTCCTTCATGGGCCGCACGGGAGCGATCACCATATGATCGCATTCGTGCAGAGAAAGGGGCCGGGGCTCCACCACTCCTCGTGGGACGTCGGCTCGGTCCAAGAGGTGGGGCTCGGTGCCATGCAAATGGCAGATGCTGGTTACGGCAACGACGGATGGGGCCTCGGACGGCACGTGCTCGGGTCCAACTATTTCCACTATGTTCGCGATCCCTGGAACAGTTATGCCGAATACTCGTTCGATATCGATTACGTTCCCGCGGGCGTCGATTGGCCCGCCGGCGATCATCATCCGGACGATGGCTTTTACCTTTGGGGGCCGAAACCACCGAAGGATTTCGACGTCAACTACGAACTCCGATGA
- a CDS encoding SDR family oxidoreductase, giving the protein MRALDLPTTPSFRLDGRRALVTGAGRGIGLAVASAFAEAGADVTLCARSAEEIERATRALRSRGWAASALTADVTDVPAFQNTIASAAPYDIFFNNAGLNRPKPFVEVPLDDFDATMSLNVRAAFFAAQAVSRKLIEMKRPGSIINMSSQMGHVGAANRSLYCASKWAVEGFSRAMAIELGPYGIRVNTLCPTFIETSMTRPFLVDDAFRENTLSKIKLGRLGTVEDLMGAAVFLASDASALMTGSALLVDGGWTAE; this is encoded by the coding sequence ATGCGCGCGCTCGATCTCCCGACAACTCCATCCTTCCGACTCGACGGACGCCGGGCACTCGTCACTGGCGCTGGACGCGGCATCGGTCTCGCGGTCGCATCGGCATTCGCCGAAGCAGGGGCCGATGTCACGCTCTGTGCACGAAGTGCCGAGGAGATCGAGCGCGCAACCCGCGCTCTACGAAGCCGCGGATGGGCGGCATCGGCGCTCACGGCCGACGTGACCGACGTACCGGCGTTCCAAAACACCATCGCGTCCGCCGCGCCCTACGACATTTTCTTCAACAACGCGGGCCTCAATCGGCCAAAGCCTTTCGTCGAGGTGCCGCTCGACGACTTCGACGCCACCATGTCCCTCAATGTGCGTGCGGCGTTTTTCGCGGCACAAGCCGTTTCGCGCAAGCTCATCGAGATGAAACGGCCGGGCTCGATCATCAATATGTCGTCGCAAATGGGCCACGTCGGCGCAGCCAATCGCTCGCTCTATTGTGCTTCGAAATGGGCCGTCGAAGGCTTTTCGCGCGCCATGGCCATCGAGCTCGGACCATATGGCATTCGCGTCAATACGTTGTGCCCGACGTTCATCGAAACCTCGATGACGCGCCCCTTTTTGGTAGATGACGCATTCAGGGAAAATACCCTATCCAAGATCAAACTGGGACGACTCGGCACGGTCGAAGATCTGATGGGCGCCGCCGTCTTTCTCGCCTCCGACGCATCAGCGTTGATGACCGGCTCCGCGCTTCTCGTCGACGGCGGATGGACGGCAGAATAG